The following proteins come from a genomic window of Methanocella conradii HZ254:
- a CDS encoding DNA adenine methylase, which produces MQLTLSNKKIVNAKPFLKWAGGKTQLLEELDKRLPEKLIEEGAIENYVEPFVGGGALFFYLKKKYDVKSAYLLDINPELIVSYIAIKRNNKKVIQILKDMENEYLRKTNDERSEFYYQVRRSFNKEGKEFDFKRYNAKWPDRAAKLIFLNKTCYNGLFRQNSKGEFNVPFGRYNNPTICDENNIIEVSKALEDTSIMCADFEESSKYIKKGTLVYLDPPYRPLTATSSFTNYAKDGFTDDEQIRLAKFFRRMDEKGAYLILSNSDPKNENPEDQFFDELYKEYHIDRVMANRMINCQADKRGYIQELIITNY; this is translated from the coding sequence ATGCAATTAACGCTATCAAATAAAAAAATAGTCAATGCAAAGCCTTTTCTGAAATGGGCTGGAGGTAAAACGCAATTACTCGAAGAGCTTGATAAACGGTTGCCTGAAAAGCTCATTGAAGAGGGCGCTATCGAAAACTATGTTGAGCCTTTCGTCGGTGGTGGCGCCTTGTTCTTCTACCTAAAAAAGAAATATGATGTAAAAAGCGCTTACTTGTTAGATATAAACCCTGAATTGATTGTTAGCTATATAGCAATAAAAAGAAATAATAAAAAGGTAATACAAATTTTAAAAGATATGGAAAACGAGTATCTTAGAAAGACAAATGACGAAAGAAGTGAATTTTATTATCAGGTCAGAAGATCATTTAATAAAGAAGGTAAAGAGTTCGATTTTAAGCGCTATAACGCTAAATGGCCAGATAGAGCAGCTAAACTAATTTTTTTGAATAAAACTTGCTACAACGGACTTTTTAGGCAAAATAGCAAAGGCGAATTTAATGTTCCATTTGGTAGATATAATAATCCGACAATATGCGATGAAAATAATATAATTGAGGTTAGTAAAGCGCTTGAAGATACATCAATTATGTGTGCAGACTTTGAAGAATCTTCTAAATATATTAAGAAAGGGACTTTAGTATATCTTGATCCACCTTATCGCCCATTAACTGCTACATCTAGTTTCACAAATTATGCAAAAGATGGATTTACTGATGACGAACAGATACGGCTAGCCAAATTCTTTAGAAGAATGGACGAAAAAGGTGCTTATCTAATTCTTAGTAACTCGGATCCTAAAAACGAAAATCCGGAAGATCAATTTTTTGATGAGCTATATAAAGAATATCATATTGACAGGGTAATGGCTAATAGAATGATAAATTGCCAGGCTGATAAAAGAGGTTATATACAAGAATTAATAATAACTAATTACTAA
- a CDS encoding O-acetyl-ADP-ribose deacetylase: MIFEDKSFSIILGDITKQRVDAIVNAANPTLLGGGGVDGAIHAAAGPGLLEECRKLKGCQTGQAKLTRGYNLPAKYVIHTVGPIWKGGKSGEQELLASCYRECFRLAEQNGIRSIAFPSISTGAYGYPVEKAAPIAIKEIITGLKTTAVNKAIMVCFNNSTYNAYMSAYKNGPWH, translated from the coding sequence ATGATCTTTGAAGATAAATCCTTCTCCATCATCCTTGGCGACATCACCAAACAACGCGTTGACGCCATTGTGAATGCGGCCAATCCCACTTTGTTAGGTGGCGGCGGCGTTGACGGCGCGATACACGCTGCAGCGGGGCCTGGCCTGCTAGAAGAATGCAGAAAGCTCAAAGGATGCCAGACGGGCCAGGCAAAGCTCACAAGAGGCTACAACCTACCGGCAAAATACGTCATCCACACAGTCGGGCCCATATGGAAGGGCGGCAAAAGCGGCGAGCAAGAGCTGCTCGCGTCATGCTATCGAGAATGCTTCAGGCTGGCAGAGCAAAACGGCATACGCTCAATAGCGTTCCCCTCCATCAGCACAGGCGCCTACGGGTACCCCGTAGAAAAGGCGGCGCCAATCGCAATCAAAGAAATCATCACAGGGCTCAAGACAACAGCCGTCAACAAGGCCATAATGGTCTGCTTCAACAATAGCACATATAACGCATACATGTCAGCATACAAAAACGGTCCCTGGCATTAA
- a CDS encoding ATP-binding protein — MRKDYIALDEIKRLLESKSRKKVIYINFEDERIPRDEIQDMPDWSRWLRRTYDSYDMQIIVTGSSSKVSSSEIPTELRGRCLEIRVYPLSFKEYLSFKGIQIDVKAAQYSENERAKTARALDDYLYYGGMPEVVLAPEEKKIEILQQYYNTVVSKDISERFRVRNDEALRALLRLLINSTQYSISKMYNTMKSMGYVVGKTSLANYIGYIESSYFLISIPVLSPKIKEQMQCPRKAYLIDNGFISALSTRFSRNMGRLYENAVALELLRRSGHDTETFYRKDRFGKEVDFVVRRGDVVSELIQVCYDVEHPDTRLREVNALARASEELKCDDMKVITSSYEGEEQVKGKIIRFVPLWKYLLE; from the coding sequence ATGCGGAAAGACTACATCGCACTCGATGAGATAAAGAGGCTACTAGAAAGCAAAAGCAGGAAAAAGGTAATCTACATAAATTTCGAGGATGAGCGGATACCACGAGACGAAATCCAGGACATGCCAGACTGGAGCAGGTGGCTCAGGAGGACGTATGACAGCTATGACATGCAAATAATCGTGACAGGCTCGAGCTCTAAGGTCTCCAGCAGCGAGATCCCCACCGAGCTTAGAGGCAGGTGCCTCGAGATAAGGGTATACCCGCTTTCCTTCAAGGAGTATCTTTCTTTTAAAGGGATACAGATAGACGTAAAAGCCGCCCAGTACTCAGAAAATGAGAGGGCGAAAACCGCGAGAGCCCTGGATGACTACCTGTATTATGGAGGGATGCCGGAGGTAGTCCTCGCCCCCGAAGAAAAAAAGATCGAGATACTCCAGCAATATTATAATACTGTCGTGTCAAAGGATATTTCCGAGCGCTTCAGGGTGAGGAACGATGAGGCCCTGAGAGCCTTGCTCCGCCTGCTAATAAACTCTACTCAATACTCGATAAGCAAGATGTACAATACCATGAAAAGCATGGGGTACGTGGTTGGAAAGACCAGCCTTGCGAACTATATTGGCTATATCGAGTCTTCCTATTTCCTGATAAGCATCCCCGTCCTTTCCCCGAAAATCAAGGAGCAGATGCAGTGCCCCAGGAAGGCGTACCTGATCGATAACGGCTTTATAAGCGCATTGTCCACGAGGTTTTCCAGGAATATGGGGAGACTATACGAGAACGCCGTAGCGCTCGAGCTCCTGAGAAGGTCCGGCCACGATACAGAGACATTTTACCGGAAGGATAGGTTTGGCAAGGAGGTGGATTTCGTCGTAAGGAGAGGTGATGTGGTTAGTGAGTTGATTCAGGTGTGCTATGATGTCGAGCACCCCGATACCAGGTTGAGGGAGGTGAACGCCCTGGCACGTGCCTCTGAAGAGCTGAAATGCGATGATATGAAGGTGATTACAAGTAGCTATGAGGGGGAAGAGCAAGTGAAGGGTAAGATTATAAGGTTCGTTCCGCTATGGAAATACCTGCTTGAATGA
- a CDS encoding SDR family oxidoreductase, whose amino-acid sequence MNPLIGKRVIITGGAGFIGSSITEELCNENEVIVIDDLSTGRIENIQHLIKSEKIKFIKDTITNIALLKRIFKDADYVFHQAAIPSVPRSISDPILSNEAGITGTLCVLVAAHDCGVKKVIYASSSSVYGDTPTLPKRENMASNPLSPYALTKLAGEQYCRIFNEIYGLSTISLRYFNVYGPRQDPGSEYAAVIPGFIAKTIKGEPITIYGDGEQTRDFTYIKDVVQANIRAAESSATGYYNIAGGKRTSINELADTICRIVGRKVEIRYAPPRPGDIKHSLADITKAKEAFGYEPKYDLWKGLEETVGSFKSTMGDYNDELFR is encoded by the coding sequence ATGAATCCTTTGATTGGAAAGCGTGTCATTATAACCGGGGGCGCGGGATTCATAGGCTCTAGCATAACAGAAGAGCTTTGCAATGAGAATGAAGTCATCGTAATAGATGACCTGTCAACTGGCCGCATTGAAAATATACAGCATCTTATTAAGTCTGAGAAAATAAAGTTCATCAAAGATACTATAACCAATATCGCCTTACTTAAACGCATATTCAAAGATGCAGACTATGTTTTTCATCAAGCAGCCATCCCGTCAGTTCCCCGCTCCATTTCAGACCCGATCTTAAGCAATGAGGCGGGGATAACAGGAACTCTCTGTGTTCTCGTTGCAGCCCACGATTGTGGAGTGAAAAAGGTAATATATGCATCCTCATCATCGGTATATGGGGATACTCCCACCCTCCCAAAACGTGAAAATATGGCCTCAAATCCTTTATCTCCATACGCATTGACTAAACTAGCCGGCGAACAATATTGCCGCATCTTCAATGAAATTTATGGCCTAAGCACCATATCCTTACGTTATTTCAACGTATATGGCCCTCGTCAGGACCCTGGATCGGAATACGCGGCAGTAATACCAGGATTCATCGCAAAAACGATAAAAGGAGAGCCTATCACGATATATGGGGATGGCGAGCAGACAAGGGACTTTACATATATAAAAGACGTAGTTCAAGCAAACATTAGGGCAGCCGAGTCCTCAGCTACGGGTTACTATAATATTGCGGGCGGAAAGCGCACATCCATAAATGAGCTTGCAGATACAATATGCAGGATTGTAGGACGTAAAGTCGAAATAAGATATGCTCCGCCACGGCCAGGCGATATAAAGCATTCTCTTGCAGACATAACAAAGGCAAAGGAAGCGTTTGGTTATGAGCCAAAATATGATCTGTGGAAAGGGCTTGAGGAAACGGTGGGATCTTTTAAATCAACAATGGGCGATTATAATGATGAATTGTTTAGATAG
- a CDS encoding TRM11 family SAM-dependent methyltransferase: protein MKNNSNISLAPTNFEPEFTTLWSFPVRGNWATHSPDYRGNFAPQIARNLILKYSKEGDTVLDPMAGGGTTLIEAKLLNRKGIGFDINPKAVDITIKNLRFECNSNYEPKVKVGDVRNLKEIPDSSIDLIITHPPYLNIIKYSDGKIEGDLSNISSLKKFCDELELGIKEFYRVLKEDSYCAILIGDTRRAKHYVPLSYYVMERFLDNGFVLKEDIIKAQHNCESTPYWKSKAEKLNIYLIMHEHLFVFRKPSEHENLSRLRYSRKIN, encoded by the coding sequence ATGAAAAATAATAGTAATATTTCATTGGCTCCAACCAACTTTGAACCCGAGTTCACTACACTGTGGTCTTTTCCAGTACGGGGCAATTGGGCAACGCATTCGCCTGATTATAGAGGTAACTTTGCACCGCAGATAGCTAGAAATCTAATTTTAAAATATTCCAAGGAAGGCGATACCGTTTTAGATCCAATGGCCGGCGGTGGTACAACACTAATTGAAGCAAAACTACTAAATAGAAAAGGCATTGGCTTTGATATTAACCCTAAAGCAGTTGATATAACAATAAAGAACCTTAGATTCGAGTGTAATTCAAATTACGAGCCGAAAGTAAAAGTAGGCGATGTTAGAAATTTAAAGGAAATCCCTGATAGTAGTATAGACTTAATTATAACTCATCCACCATATTTAAATATAATAAAATATTCGGATGGGAAGATAGAAGGCGACCTCTCTAATATATCCAGCTTAAAAAAATTTTGTGATGAATTAGAGTTAGGAATTAAAGAATTTTATAGAGTCCTTAAAGAAGACTCATATTGTGCAATTTTAATTGGAGATACCAGGAGAGCAAAACATTATGTGCCCTTATCCTATTATGTTATGGAAAGATTTCTAGATAATGGATTTGTCCTTAAAGAAGACATAATTAAAGCTCAGCATAACTGTGAGTCAACACCTTACTGGAAATCAAAGGCTGAAAAGCTAAATATTTATTTAATCATGCATGAGCACCTATTTGTTTTTAGGAAGCCGAGTGAACATGAAAATTTAAGTAGACTAAGATATAGCAGAAAAATAAATTAA
- a CDS encoding lipopolysaccharide biosynthesis protein has protein sequence MFCVEKYYRETLYRNSIAIMLNTVAGSFFGLLFWIVAARTMPSRDIGLATAVISASTLIVTLSRLGMDSGLIRFLPTSNDKDGFYSSTLIITLIASILLTITFLIGLDWFSPSLSFIREGLFPLIIIIFIALMSLNGIQYTTFIALRRGGISFINNLLLGLRIPALYFLAFLGLLGIFSAFEVAYLITFIFGVYMISRLGVKFKFKLSVDSTKESFLFSLGNYTAGIFSMIAITIIPILIVNLIGAENCAYFYVAYSVSSLLFMIPGATSTSLFVEGSHDFPLKENVLKSLKFCTILLMPSIIIIFLFGDKILLLFSTEFSEQSFELLKLLAISSLFSTIVSVYTTIKRIQKEIGIINYINIISSVMLISAGSILMLKYGLIGIGYAWIISNMIVSIGILILMIKKEKWFDGLKQCIRSKDNKKIIRTKSL, from the coding sequence ATGTTTTGCGTTGAGAAGTATTATCGTGAGACCCTATATCGTAATTCCATTGCCATCATGCTAAACACGGTTGCTGGCTCGTTTTTCGGGCTCCTCTTCTGGATAGTGGCGGCGCGCACGATGCCCTCCAGGGATATTGGGCTGGCGACGGCCGTGATATCGGCAAGCACGCTCATCGTGACTTTATCAAGGCTCGGGATGGACTCGGGGCTAATCAGGTTTTTGCCCACATCCAATGATAAGGATGGGTTTTATAGTTCTACTCTGATTATTACGCTTATCGCCTCAATTCTTTTAACGATCACCTTTCTTATCGGCCTGGATTGGTTCTCTCCTTCTTTGTCTTTCATAAGGGAGGGCTTATTCCCTCTTATCATAATCATTTTTATCGCTCTAATGTCTCTCAATGGTATACAATATACGACGTTCATAGCTTTGAGGAGGGGCGGGATTTCTTTCATAAATAACTTACTATTGGGGCTACGGATACCGGCATTATATTTCCTCGCTTTTTTGGGATTGCTAGGAATATTCTCAGCATTCGAAGTAGCATATCTTATAACGTTTATTTTTGGCGTTTACATGATAAGTCGCCTTGGGGTGAAGTTCAAGTTCAAGCTTAGCGTGGATTCGACAAAGGAGTCCTTTTTGTTCTCGCTTGGCAATTACACGGCCGGAATATTCTCGATGATAGCCATTACAATAATACCGATACTAATAGTGAACTTGATCGGGGCGGAGAACTGCGCCTACTTCTACGTGGCATACTCGGTCTCAAGCTTACTGTTCATGATACCGGGCGCGACCTCCACGTCATTGTTCGTCGAAGGCTCCCACGATTTTCCGCTAAAAGAAAATGTGTTGAAGTCGCTAAAATTTTGCACGATATTGCTAATGCCTTCAATAATCATAATATTTTTATTCGGGGATAAAATATTGCTGCTCTTTAGTACAGAGTTCTCGGAACAATCATTCGAATTGCTCAAGCTACTGGCAATATCAAGCCTGTTCTCGACCATAGTTTCTGTTTATACGACAATTAAAAGGATACAAAAAGAAATCGGAATAATAAATTATATAAATATTATATCAAGTGTAATGCTAATTTCAGCTGGATCTATTTTAATGTTAAAATACGGGTTGATAGGCATTGGGTATGCATGGATAATAAGTAATATGATTGTTAGCATAGGCATATTGATTTTAATGATCAAAAAAGAAAAATGGTTTGATGGATTAAAACAATGTATAAGGTCAAAGGATAACAAAAAAATTATAAGAACTAAATCTTTATAA